One Ctenopharyngodon idella isolate HZGC_01 chromosome 9, HZGC01, whole genome shotgun sequence DNA window includes the following coding sequences:
- the etv5a gene encoding ETS translocation variant 5a isoform X2, with the protein MDGFYDQQVPFMVPANKSLQVEEPYSRPVNDRKRKLVETELAQDTEELFQDLSQLQEIWIAEAQVPDDEQFVPDFQSESLMFHGPPPAKIKRELSPSKELSPCSQDRSPMPYGEKCLYSYSAYERKPTAGFKPLTPPSTPVSPCGSANTLGTRPLHEQTPPPVSNTTLGQRLLHGQPSMTKTSPSQTTLTHHSQSPPFAVPCPPLNHDPHFNNEPRFQRQLSEPCLPFPPSDTQGRPNFMPQVPSTSPRDGRPPYHRQMSEPLVPVPAQGFKQELLDPRYTEQGVPNMGPSQAAFHPMAIKQEPRDFCFDSEVPKCQSSFGRAASFYQNHENFSFDRDQQLYFDDTCVVPERLEGKVKQEPSVYRDGPPYQRRGSLQLWQFLVTLLDDPANGHFIAWTGRGMEFKLIEPEEVARRWGIQKNRPAMNYDKLSRSLRYYYEKGIMQKVKVAGERYVYKFVCDPEALFSMAFPDNQRPNLKADPDSLPGVDDDTLPLAHYDEGASYLVDGGEQCVAGMPFPDGYVY; encoded by the exons ATGGACGGATTTTATGACCAGCAAGTACCATTTATGGTCCCAGCTAAT AAGTCATTGCAAGTGGAGGAACCGTATAGCCGACCagttaatgacagaaaaagaaaattagtGGAGACTGAACTCGCTCAGGACACAGAGG AACTTTTCCAGGACCTCAGCCAGCTGCAGGAGATCTGGATCGCAGAAG CTCAGGTGCCCGATGACGAACAGTTTGTCCCAGATTTCCAGTCGGAGAGCT TGATGTTTCATGGTCCACCACCGGCGAAGATCAAACGGGAACTGAGTCCCTCCAAAGAGCTCTCCCCCTGTAGCCAGGATAGAAGTCCCATGCCGTATGGAGAGAAGTGCCTTTACAGCTACAG TGCCTATGAAAGGAAGCCCACAGCTGGGTTTAAGCCATTGACTCCTCCCTCAACACCTGTTTCGCCATGTGGCTCTGCCAACACTCTGGGGACACGTCCCCTGCATGAACAGACTCCTCCCCCCGTCTCCAACACAACATTAGGGCAGCGTCTCCTTCATGGGCAGCCTTCAATGACCAAGACCTCACCCAGCCAGACGACACTCACTCACCACAGCCAGAGCCCACCTTTTGCAGTGCCCTGTCCACCCCTAAACCATGACCCTCACTTCAACAATGAACCTAG GTTTCAGCGGCAACTTTCAGAGCCTTGCCTTCCATTCCCACCTTCTGACACCCAGGGAAGACCCAACTTCATGCCACAGGTCCCCAGCACTTCACCAAGAGATGGAAGACCACCTTACCATCGCCAAATGTCAGAACCTCTGGTTCCCGTGCCTGCTCAGGGCTTCAAACAGGAGCTTCTAGACCCCCGCTACACTGAGCAAGGTGTACCCAACATGGGTCCATCCCAGGCTGCCTTCCACCCGATGGCCATCAAGCAAGAGCCACGAGACTTCTGCTTTGACTCTG AAGTGCCTAAGTGTCAGTCTTCATTTGGGAGAGCAGCAAGCTTCTACCAAAACCATGAAA ACTTCTCATTTGACAGAGATCAACAGTTGTATTTTGACGACACCTGTGTGGTTCCCGAGAGGCTTGAAG GGAAGGTAAAGCAAGAGCCCTCTGTGTATCGTGACGGCCCGCCTTACCAACGTCGCGGCTCCCTCCAGCTTTGGCAGTTTCTGGTTACGCTGCTGGATGATCCTGCCAACGGTCATTTCATTGCCTGGACAGGACGTGGAATGGAGTTCAAACTTATTGAGCCAGAGGAG GTGGCCCGACGCTGGGGCATCCAAAAGAACAGACCGGCCATGAATTACGACAAGCTGAGTCGCTCACTTCGTTACTATTATGAGAAGGGAATCATGCAGAAGGTAAAG gTTGCTGGCGAGAGGTATGTGTACAAATTTGTGTGTGATCCCGAGGCCCTCTTCTCCATGGCCTTCCCAGACAACCAAAGGCCCAACCTTAAAGCAGACCCCGACAGCTTGCCCGGAGTGGACGACGACACTCTTCCGTTGGCGCACTATGACGAGGGGGCTTCGTACTTGGTAGACGGTGGCGAGCAGTGTGTTGCTGGGATGCCTTTCCCTGATGGTTATGTGTACTGA
- the etv5a gene encoding ETS translocation variant 5a isoform X4, whose amino-acid sequence MDGFYDQQVPFMVPANKSLQVEEPYSRPVNDRKRKLVETELAQDTEELFQDLSQLQEIWIAEAQVPDDEQFVPDFQSESLMFHGPPPAKIKRELSPSKELSPCSQDRSPMPYGEKCLYSYSAYERKPTAGFKPLTPPSTPVSPCGSANTLGTRPLHEQTPPPVSNTTLGQRLLHGQPSMTKTSPSQTTLTHHSQSPPFAVPCPPLNHDPHFNNEPRFQRQLSEPCLPFPPSDTQGRPNFMPQVPSTSPRDGRPPYHRQMSEPLVPVPAQGFKQELLDPRYTEQGVPNMGPSQAAFHPMAIKQEPRDFCFDSEVPKCQSSFGRAASFYQNHENFSFDRDQQLYFDDTCVVPERLEGKVKQEPSVYRDGPPYQRRGSLQLWQFLVTLLDDPANGHFIAWTGRGMEFKLIEPEEVARRWGIQKNRPAMNYDKLSRSLRYYYEKGIMQKVAGERYVYKFVCDPEALFSMAFPDNQRPNLKADPDSLPGVDDDTLPLAHYDEGASYLVDGGEQCVAGMPFPDGYVY is encoded by the exons ATGGACGGATTTTATGACCAGCAAGTACCATTTATGGTCCCAGCTAAT AAGTCATTGCAAGTGGAGGAACCGTATAGCCGACCagttaatgacagaaaaagaaaattagtGGAGACTGAACTCGCTCAGGACACAGAGG AACTTTTCCAGGACCTCAGCCAGCTGCAGGAGATCTGGATCGCAGAAG CTCAGGTGCCCGATGACGAACAGTTTGTCCCAGATTTCCAGTCGGAGAGCT TGATGTTTCATGGTCCACCACCGGCGAAGATCAAACGGGAACTGAGTCCCTCCAAAGAGCTCTCCCCCTGTAGCCAGGATAGAAGTCCCATGCCGTATGGAGAGAAGTGCCTTTACAGCTACAG TGCCTATGAAAGGAAGCCCACAGCTGGGTTTAAGCCATTGACTCCTCCCTCAACACCTGTTTCGCCATGTGGCTCTGCCAACACTCTGGGGACACGTCCCCTGCATGAACAGACTCCTCCCCCCGTCTCCAACACAACATTAGGGCAGCGTCTCCTTCATGGGCAGCCTTCAATGACCAAGACCTCACCCAGCCAGACGACACTCACTCACCACAGCCAGAGCCCACCTTTTGCAGTGCCCTGTCCACCCCTAAACCATGACCCTCACTTCAACAATGAACCTAG GTTTCAGCGGCAACTTTCAGAGCCTTGCCTTCCATTCCCACCTTCTGACACCCAGGGAAGACCCAACTTCATGCCACAGGTCCCCAGCACTTCACCAAGAGATGGAAGACCACCTTACCATCGCCAAATGTCAGAACCTCTGGTTCCCGTGCCTGCTCAGGGCTTCAAACAGGAGCTTCTAGACCCCCGCTACACTGAGCAAGGTGTACCCAACATGGGTCCATCCCAGGCTGCCTTCCACCCGATGGCCATCAAGCAAGAGCCACGAGACTTCTGCTTTGACTCTG AAGTGCCTAAGTGTCAGTCTTCATTTGGGAGAGCAGCAAGCTTCTACCAAAACCATGAAA ACTTCTCATTTGACAGAGATCAACAGTTGTATTTTGACGACACCTGTGTGGTTCCCGAGAGGCTTGAAG GGAAGGTAAAGCAAGAGCCCTCTGTGTATCGTGACGGCCCGCCTTACCAACGTCGCGGCTCCCTCCAGCTTTGGCAGTTTCTGGTTACGCTGCTGGATGATCCTGCCAACGGTCATTTCATTGCCTGGACAGGACGTGGAATGGAGTTCAAACTTATTGAGCCAGAGGAG GTGGCCCGACGCTGGGGCATCCAAAAGAACAGACCGGCCATGAATTACGACAAGCTGAGTCGCTCACTTCGTTACTATTATGAGAAGGGAATCATGCAGAAG gTTGCTGGCGAGAGGTATGTGTACAAATTTGTGTGTGATCCCGAGGCCCTCTTCTCCATGGCCTTCCCAGACAACCAAAGGCCCAACCTTAAAGCAGACCCCGACAGCTTGCCCGGAGTGGACGACGACACTCTTCCGTTGGCGCACTATGACGAGGGGGCTTCGTACTTGGTAGACGGTGGCGAGCAGTGTGTTGCTGGGATGCCTTTCCCTGATGGTTATGTGTACTGA
- the etv5a gene encoding ETS translocation variant 5a isoform X3, whose translation MDGFYDQQVPFMVPANQKSLQVEEPYSRPVNDRKRKLVETELAQDTEELFQDLSQLQEIWIAEAQVPDDEQFVPDFQSESLMFHGPPPAKIKRELSPSKELSPCSQDRSPMPYGEKCLYSYSAYERKPTAGFKPLTPPSTPVSPCGSANTLGTRPLHEQTPPPVSNTTLGQRLLHGQPSMTKTSPSQTTLTHHSQSPPFAVPCPPLNHDPHFNNEPRFQRQLSEPCLPFPPSDTQGRPNFMPQVPSTSPRDGRPPYHRQMSEPLVPVPAQGFKQELLDPRYTEQGVPNMGPSQAAFHPMAIKQEPRDFCFDSEVPKCQSSFGRAASFYQNHENFSFDRDQQLYFDDTCVVPERLEGKVKQEPSVYRDGPPYQRRGSLQLWQFLVTLLDDPANGHFIAWTGRGMEFKLIEPEEVARRWGIQKNRPAMNYDKLSRSLRYYYEKGIMQKVAGERYVYKFVCDPEALFSMAFPDNQRPNLKADPDSLPGVDDDTLPLAHYDEGASYLVDGGEQCVAGMPFPDGYVY comes from the exons ATGGACGGATTTTATGACCAGCAAGTACCATTTATGGTCCCAGCTAAT CAGAAGTCATTGCAAGTGGAGGAACCGTATAGCCGACCagttaatgacagaaaaagaaaattagtGGAGACTGAACTCGCTCAGGACACAGAGG AACTTTTCCAGGACCTCAGCCAGCTGCAGGAGATCTGGATCGCAGAAG CTCAGGTGCCCGATGACGAACAGTTTGTCCCAGATTTCCAGTCGGAGAGCT TGATGTTTCATGGTCCACCACCGGCGAAGATCAAACGGGAACTGAGTCCCTCCAAAGAGCTCTCCCCCTGTAGCCAGGATAGAAGTCCCATGCCGTATGGAGAGAAGTGCCTTTACAGCTACAG TGCCTATGAAAGGAAGCCCACAGCTGGGTTTAAGCCATTGACTCCTCCCTCAACACCTGTTTCGCCATGTGGCTCTGCCAACACTCTGGGGACACGTCCCCTGCATGAACAGACTCCTCCCCCCGTCTCCAACACAACATTAGGGCAGCGTCTCCTTCATGGGCAGCCTTCAATGACCAAGACCTCACCCAGCCAGACGACACTCACTCACCACAGCCAGAGCCCACCTTTTGCAGTGCCCTGTCCACCCCTAAACCATGACCCTCACTTCAACAATGAACCTAG GTTTCAGCGGCAACTTTCAGAGCCTTGCCTTCCATTCCCACCTTCTGACACCCAGGGAAGACCCAACTTCATGCCACAGGTCCCCAGCACTTCACCAAGAGATGGAAGACCACCTTACCATCGCCAAATGTCAGAACCTCTGGTTCCCGTGCCTGCTCAGGGCTTCAAACAGGAGCTTCTAGACCCCCGCTACACTGAGCAAGGTGTACCCAACATGGGTCCATCCCAGGCTGCCTTCCACCCGATGGCCATCAAGCAAGAGCCACGAGACTTCTGCTTTGACTCTG AAGTGCCTAAGTGTCAGTCTTCATTTGGGAGAGCAGCAAGCTTCTACCAAAACCATGAAA ACTTCTCATTTGACAGAGATCAACAGTTGTATTTTGACGACACCTGTGTGGTTCCCGAGAGGCTTGAAG GGAAGGTAAAGCAAGAGCCCTCTGTGTATCGTGACGGCCCGCCTTACCAACGTCGCGGCTCCCTCCAGCTTTGGCAGTTTCTGGTTACGCTGCTGGATGATCCTGCCAACGGTCATTTCATTGCCTGGACAGGACGTGGAATGGAGTTCAAACTTATTGAGCCAGAGGAG GTGGCCCGACGCTGGGGCATCCAAAAGAACAGACCGGCCATGAATTACGACAAGCTGAGTCGCTCACTTCGTTACTATTATGAGAAGGGAATCATGCAGAAG gTTGCTGGCGAGAGGTATGTGTACAAATTTGTGTGTGATCCCGAGGCCCTCTTCTCCATGGCCTTCCCAGACAACCAAAGGCCCAACCTTAAAGCAGACCCCGACAGCTTGCCCGGAGTGGACGACGACACTCTTCCGTTGGCGCACTATGACGAGGGGGCTTCGTACTTGGTAGACGGTGGCGAGCAGTGTGTTGCTGGGATGCCTTTCCCTGATGGTTATGTGTACTGA
- the etv5a gene encoding ETS translocation variant 5a isoform X1: MDGFYDQQVPFMVPANQKSLQVEEPYSRPVNDRKRKLVETELAQDTEELFQDLSQLQEIWIAEAQVPDDEQFVPDFQSESLMFHGPPPAKIKRELSPSKELSPCSQDRSPMPYGEKCLYSYSAYERKPTAGFKPLTPPSTPVSPCGSANTLGTRPLHEQTPPPVSNTTLGQRLLHGQPSMTKTSPSQTTLTHHSQSPPFAVPCPPLNHDPHFNNEPRFQRQLSEPCLPFPPSDTQGRPNFMPQVPSTSPRDGRPPYHRQMSEPLVPVPAQGFKQELLDPRYTEQGVPNMGPSQAAFHPMAIKQEPRDFCFDSEVPKCQSSFGRAASFYQNHENFSFDRDQQLYFDDTCVVPERLEGKVKQEPSVYRDGPPYQRRGSLQLWQFLVTLLDDPANGHFIAWTGRGMEFKLIEPEEVARRWGIQKNRPAMNYDKLSRSLRYYYEKGIMQKVKVAGERYVYKFVCDPEALFSMAFPDNQRPNLKADPDSLPGVDDDTLPLAHYDEGASYLVDGGEQCVAGMPFPDGYVY; encoded by the exons ATGGACGGATTTTATGACCAGCAAGTACCATTTATGGTCCCAGCTAAT CAGAAGTCATTGCAAGTGGAGGAACCGTATAGCCGACCagttaatgacagaaaaagaaaattagtGGAGACTGAACTCGCTCAGGACACAGAGG AACTTTTCCAGGACCTCAGCCAGCTGCAGGAGATCTGGATCGCAGAAG CTCAGGTGCCCGATGACGAACAGTTTGTCCCAGATTTCCAGTCGGAGAGCT TGATGTTTCATGGTCCACCACCGGCGAAGATCAAACGGGAACTGAGTCCCTCCAAAGAGCTCTCCCCCTGTAGCCAGGATAGAAGTCCCATGCCGTATGGAGAGAAGTGCCTTTACAGCTACAG TGCCTATGAAAGGAAGCCCACAGCTGGGTTTAAGCCATTGACTCCTCCCTCAACACCTGTTTCGCCATGTGGCTCTGCCAACACTCTGGGGACACGTCCCCTGCATGAACAGACTCCTCCCCCCGTCTCCAACACAACATTAGGGCAGCGTCTCCTTCATGGGCAGCCTTCAATGACCAAGACCTCACCCAGCCAGACGACACTCACTCACCACAGCCAGAGCCCACCTTTTGCAGTGCCCTGTCCACCCCTAAACCATGACCCTCACTTCAACAATGAACCTAG GTTTCAGCGGCAACTTTCAGAGCCTTGCCTTCCATTCCCACCTTCTGACACCCAGGGAAGACCCAACTTCATGCCACAGGTCCCCAGCACTTCACCAAGAGATGGAAGACCACCTTACCATCGCCAAATGTCAGAACCTCTGGTTCCCGTGCCTGCTCAGGGCTTCAAACAGGAGCTTCTAGACCCCCGCTACACTGAGCAAGGTGTACCCAACATGGGTCCATCCCAGGCTGCCTTCCACCCGATGGCCATCAAGCAAGAGCCACGAGACTTCTGCTTTGACTCTG AAGTGCCTAAGTGTCAGTCTTCATTTGGGAGAGCAGCAAGCTTCTACCAAAACCATGAAA ACTTCTCATTTGACAGAGATCAACAGTTGTATTTTGACGACACCTGTGTGGTTCCCGAGAGGCTTGAAG GGAAGGTAAAGCAAGAGCCCTCTGTGTATCGTGACGGCCCGCCTTACCAACGTCGCGGCTCCCTCCAGCTTTGGCAGTTTCTGGTTACGCTGCTGGATGATCCTGCCAACGGTCATTTCATTGCCTGGACAGGACGTGGAATGGAGTTCAAACTTATTGAGCCAGAGGAG GTGGCCCGACGCTGGGGCATCCAAAAGAACAGACCGGCCATGAATTACGACAAGCTGAGTCGCTCACTTCGTTACTATTATGAGAAGGGAATCATGCAGAAGGTAAAG gTTGCTGGCGAGAGGTATGTGTACAAATTTGTGTGTGATCCCGAGGCCCTCTTCTCCATGGCCTTCCCAGACAACCAAAGGCCCAACCTTAAAGCAGACCCCGACAGCTTGCCCGGAGTGGACGACGACACTCTTCCGTTGGCGCACTATGACGAGGGGGCTTCGTACTTGGTAGACGGTGGCGAGCAGTGTGTTGCTGGGATGCCTTTCCCTGATGGTTATGTGTACTGA